A region from the Leptolyngbya subtilissima AS-A7 genome encodes:
- the petB gene encoding cytochrome b6 — translation MFTKQVTDSKAFQWFNERLEIQALADDVSSKYVPPHVNIFYCLGGITLTCFLIQFATGFAMTFYYKPTVTEAFSSVQYLMTDVNFGWLIRSIHRWSASMMVLMMLLHVFRVYLTGGFKKPRELTWVTGVVLAVITVTFGVTGYSLPWDQVGYWAVKIVSGVPGAIPVVGSTVVELMRGGEAVGQSTLTRFYSLHTFVLPWAIAVFMLLHFLMIRKQGISGPL, via the coding sequence ATGTTTACTAAGCAAGTTACCGACTCTAAGGCCTTCCAATGGTTTAACGAGCGGCTAGAGATTCAGGCCCTGGCCGATGACGTCTCTAGCAAGTATGTGCCGCCCCACGTCAATATTTTCTATTGCCTGGGTGGCATAACCCTGACCTGCTTCCTGATCCAGTTTGCCACTGGGTTTGCGATGACCTTCTACTACAAACCCACGGTCACTGAAGCCTTCAGTTCTGTGCAGTACCTGATGACCGACGTCAACTTCGGTTGGCTGATCCGGTCTATCCACCGCTGGTCCGCCAGCATGATGGTGCTGATGATGCTTCTCCACGTGTTTCGGGTGTATCTCACTGGCGGCTTCAAGAAGCCTCGCGAGCTGACCTGGGTAACCGGCGTGGTGCTGGCCGTCATCACGGTGACCTTTGGCGTTACTGGCTACTCCCTTCCCTGGGATCAGGTAGGTTACTGGGCGGTGAAGATTGTGTCTGGGGTGCCCGGTGCCATTCCTGTGGTGGGCTCTACTGTGGTTGAGCTGATGCGCGGCGGTGAGGCCGTTGGGCAATCGACGCTGACCCGCTTTTACAGCCTGCACACCTTTGTTCTGCCTTGGGCGATCGCGGTGTTCATGCTGCTGCACTTCCTGATGATTCGCAAGCAGGGTATCTCTGGCCCTCTCTAG
- a CDS encoding DNA polymerase III subunit alpha — MSFVGLHIHSAYSLLDGASQLPQLVARAKELDMPAIALTDHGVMYGAIELIKVCKGVGIKPIIGNEMYLINGDISQQQRRPRYHQVVLAKNTQGYKNLVKLTTISHLQGVQGKGIFSRPCINKDLLEQYHEGLIVTSACLGGEVPQAILQKRPDVARKVAQWYKDLFGEDYYLEIQDHGSPEDRVVNVELLKIAREMDIKVICTNDSHYISCNDVEAHDALLCIQTGKLLTEDKRLRYSGTEYLKSADEMRQLFRDHIEPEVIEESIANTLEVADKIEEYTGILGQSRIPDFPIPAEFNEDAGAYMGHVAREGLVKRMKVASYEEIEQEYRDRLEYEIEMMIQMGFPTYFLVVWDYIRFARDNNIPVGPGRGSAAGSLVAYAMEITNIDPIHHGLLFERFLNPERKSMPDIDTDFCIDRRDEVIKYVTRRYGEERVAQIITFNRMTSKAVLKDVARVIDIPYAESDRMAKLIPVARGKPTKLKVMISDDTPAPEFKEKYDNDPQTRRWIDMALRIEGTNKTFGMHAAGVVISKDPLDEIVPLQRNNDGQVITQYYMEDVEALGLLKMDFLGLRNLTMIQKTLELIEATHGTKIDPDDLPMDDPATYKLLERGDLGGVFQLESSGMRQIVKDLKPSGLEDISSVLALYRPGPLDAGLIPKFINRKHGREKIDFADEILKPILSETYGIMVYQEQIMKIAQDMGGYSLGQADLLRRAMGKKKMSEMLKHQENFVNGAMQKGVAKKVATELWDQMVKFAEYCFNKSHSTAYGFVTFQTAYLKANYPVEYMAALLTSNSGDQDKVQMHIGNCIAMGIEVLPPDINRSLVDFTPEGKSILFGLSAVRNVGLGAIECVLKNREAEGPFNSLAELCDRVDLHSVNRRALESLILAGALDKLDPNRNQLMQDLELVLDWAQGRAKDREIGQGNLFDMMLGGGDTQSATPSAGYETAPKAALVADFEAQEKLRQEKELLGFYISDHPLKSVQRSARVLAPINLAELHEQPDNVTLSAIVILASVKPVVTKKGDRMAIVQLEDLTGQSEAVVFPKSFERIGQHIVADKRLMIWGKVDRRDDRVQFIIDDAESIEDVRMVMVELDPRLAGDIEQQHRLRNVIRNNQGDDPKYARVPVIAVIGGNQQRQFVRLGAQFRVKDPEAAVNALVNANFQARATPLISA; from the coding sequence ATGTCCTTTGTTGGTCTCCACATCCACAGTGCCTACAGCCTGCTTGACGGGGCCAGCCAGCTGCCCCAGCTAGTAGCGCGGGCTAAGGAACTGGACATGCCGGCGATCGCCCTCACCGACCACGGGGTGATGTATGGCGCGATCGAGCTGATCAAGGTCTGCAAAGGGGTGGGCATCAAGCCGATCATCGGCAACGAGATGTACCTAATCAACGGCGACATTTCGCAGCAGCAGCGCCGCCCCCGGTACCACCAGGTGGTGCTGGCCAAAAATACCCAAGGCTACAAAAACCTGGTTAAGCTCACCACTATCTCGCACTTGCAGGGGGTACAGGGTAAGGGCATTTTTTCGCGCCCCTGCATCAACAAAGACCTGTTAGAGCAGTATCACGAAGGGCTGATCGTCACCAGCGCCTGCCTCGGTGGCGAGGTGCCCCAAGCAATTTTGCAGAAGCGGCCCGATGTGGCCCGCAAGGTGGCCCAGTGGTACAAAGACCTGTTTGGCGAAGACTACTACCTCGAAATTCAAGACCACGGCTCTCCTGAAGACCGGGTAGTGAACGTGGAGCTGCTGAAGATCGCCCGCGAGATGGACATAAAAGTCATCTGCACCAACGACTCCCACTACATCTCCTGCAACGATGTGGAGGCCCACGACGCGCTGCTCTGCATCCAGACCGGCAAGCTGCTGACTGAGGACAAGCGCCTGCGCTACAGCGGCACAGAATACCTAAAGTCTGCCGACGAGATGCGGCAGCTGTTCCGCGATCACATTGAGCCAGAGGTGATTGAGGAATCGATCGCCAACACCCTGGAAGTCGCCGACAAGATCGAAGAGTACACCGGCATCCTCGGCCAGTCGCGCATTCCCGACTTCCCCATTCCCGCTGAGTTCAACGAAGATGCTGGGGCCTACATGGGTCATGTGGCGCGGGAGGGGCTGGTCAAACGCATGAAAGTGGCCAGCTACGAGGAGATTGAGCAGGAATACCGCGATCGCCTCGAATACGAAATCGAGATGATGATCCAGATGGGCTTCCCCACCTACTTCTTGGTGGTGTGGGACTACATTCGCTTTGCCCGCGACAACAATATTCCAGTGGGGCCGGGACGGGGGTCGGCGGCGGGTTCTCTAGTGGCCTACGCCATGGAGATTACCAACATCGACCCGATCCACCACGGGCTGCTGTTCGAGCGCTTTTTGAACCCCGAACGCAAGTCGATGCCGGATATTGACACCGACTTCTGCATCGATCGCCGCGACGAGGTGATCAAATACGTCACCCGCCGCTACGGCGAGGAGCGAGTAGCGCAGATCATTACCTTCAACCGCATGACCTCCAAGGCGGTGCTTAAGGATGTGGCGCGGGTGATCGACATTCCCTACGCCGAGTCGGACCGGATGGCGAAGCTGATTCCGGTGGCACGGGGCAAGCCCACCAAACTCAAGGTGATGATCTCCGACGATACTCCCGCCCCCGAGTTCAAAGAAAAGTACGACAACGACCCCCAAACCCGCCGCTGGATCGACATGGCCCTGCGCATTGAGGGCACCAACAAAACCTTCGGCATGCACGCCGCTGGGGTGGTGATCTCCAAAGACCCCCTCGACGAAATTGTGCCCCTGCAGCGCAACAACGACGGCCAGGTGATCACCCAGTACTACATGGAGGATGTAGAAGCCCTGGGCTTGCTGAAGATGGACTTTTTGGGTCTGCGCAACCTGACCATGATCCAAAAAACCCTGGAGCTGATCGAGGCGACCCACGGCACCAAAATCGACCCAGACGACCTACCCATGGACGACCCGGCCACCTACAAGCTGCTGGAGCGTGGCGATCTGGGCGGCGTCTTCCAACTTGAGTCGTCGGGCATGCGCCAGATCGTGAAGGATCTCAAGCCCTCTGGTTTGGAAGACATCTCCTCCGTTCTCGCCCTCTACCGACCGGGGCCGCTGGATGCGGGGCTGATTCCCAAATTCATTAACCGCAAGCACGGACGCGAAAAAATTGACTTTGCCGACGAAATTCTGAAGCCGATTCTGAGTGAGACCTACGGCATCATGGTCTACCAGGAGCAGATCATGAAAATTGCCCAGGATATGGGCGGCTACTCCCTTGGCCAGGCTGACCTGCTGCGGCGGGCCATGGGGAAGAAGAAAATGTCGGAAATGCTCAAGCACCAGGAGAACTTCGTCAACGGCGCGATGCAGAAAGGCGTCGCCAAGAAGGTGGCGACAGAACTCTGGGACCAGATGGTGAAGTTCGCCGAATACTGCTTCAACAAGTCGCACTCCACCGCCTACGGGTTTGTTACCTTTCAGACCGCTTACCTGAAGGCTAACTATCCTGTGGAGTATATGGCGGCGCTGCTAACCTCCAACAGCGGCGACCAGGACAAGGTGCAGATGCACATCGGCAACTGCATTGCCATGGGCATTGAGGTGCTGCCGCCGGATATCAACCGATCGCTAGTCGATTTTACCCCCGAGGGTAAGAGCATTTTGTTTGGCCTCTCAGCGGTGCGCAACGTCGGTCTAGGCGCGATCGAGTGCGTTCTAAAGAATCGCGAGGCGGAGGGGCCATTTAATTCGCTGGCGGAACTGTGCGATCGCGTCGATCTACACTCGGTCAACCGCCGCGCCCTAGAATCGCTGATTCTGGCGGGGGCACTGGATAAGCTTGACCCCAACCGCAACCAGCTCATGCAAGACCTAGAGCTGGTGCTCGACTGGGCCCAGGGCCGCGCCAAGGATCGTGAGATCGGCCAGGGGAACCTGTTTGACATGATGCTGGGCGGTGGCGATACCCAGAGCGCCACCCCTTCGGCGGGTTATGAAACTGCGCCCAAAGCAGCGCTAGTAGCCGACTTTGAAGCCCAGGAAAAACTGCGGCAGGAAAAAGAGCTGCTGGGCTTCTACATCTCTGACCATCCGCTCAAGTCGGTGCAGCGATCGGCGCGGGTGCTGGCCCCGATTAACCTGGCAGAGCTACACGAGCAGCCGGATAACGTAACTTTGAGTGCGATCGTGATTCTCGCCAGCGTCAAGCCGGTGGTGACGAAGAAGGGGGATCGGATGGCGATCGTCCAGCTTGAAGATTTGACTGGGCAGTCAGAGGCCGTTGTCTTTCCCAAATCCTTTGAGCGCATTGGCCAGCACATTGTCGCCGACAAGCGGCTGATGATCTGGGGCAAGGTCGATCGCCGCGACGATCGCGTGCAGTTCATCATTGACGATGCCGAATCAATTGAAGATGTGCGCATGGTGATGGTGGAGCTAGACCCGCGTCTGGCGGGCGACATTGAACAGCAGCACCGCCTGCGCAACGTAATTCGCAATAACCAGGGCGATGACCCCAAGTATGCGCGAGTGCCGGTGATTGCGGTGATTGGCGGCAACCAGCAGCGGCAGTTTGTGCGGCTAGGGGCACAGTTCCGCGTCAAAGACCCTGAGGCAGCAGTAAATGCGCTGGTGAATGCCAACTTTCAGGCGAGGGCAACGCCGCTGATTAGCGCGTGA
- a CDS encoding HD domain-containing protein, translated as MRPESLPEAGPPKASRSYHDPLHGAITLHASDPDEALLTQLIDTPAFQRLRRIRQLGPASLTFHGAESSRFTHSLGVMAIARRAFDQIQRRYPELAPYRATVLVAALLHDIGHGPFSHTAEEVFGLQHEHWTRRMIRELPEIHDALETRAEGLAAAVDQVYTHEHPIALVWQLVSSQLDCDRLDYLLRDSYFTGASYGQLDLDRILMALRFEPQSGRLVVAHKGLSAIEHYLVVRHFMYVQVYNHPKNISVTWLLERAFERARADLLVGKLEADPTVTAWLLTPDRPLSLDTYLAGDDIVFTYHLQRWRHSPDPLLADLCRRYLDRDLLKTLEITRLSTDQQDDFLHAVRTHLEQQGYSGENYSGLRRTWSRGYTTYNEGICLHSDNAFTDIKDISPLVQALSQSYERTWLLYPREIHPWLRQTWATYNSGVVSEAE; from the coding sequence GTGCGTCCTGAATCTTTGCCCGAGGCGGGGCCGCCCAAGGCCAGTCGCTCGTATCACGACCCGCTCCACGGCGCGATTACGCTCCACGCCAGCGACCCCGACGAGGCGCTGCTGACTCAGCTCATCGATACCCCAGCGTTTCAGCGACTGCGGCGGATTCGTCAGCTCGGCCCGGCCAGCCTCACCTTTCACGGGGCCGAAAGCTCACGCTTTACCCATTCTCTCGGGGTAATGGCGATCGCCCGGCGCGCCTTTGACCAGATCCAGCGCCGCTACCCTGAGCTAGCCCCCTACCGGGCTACGGTGCTGGTAGCGGCCCTGCTCCACGACATTGGCCACGGCCCCTTTAGCCACACCGCCGAAGAGGTGTTTGGCCTTCAGCACGAGCACTGGACCCGCCGCATGATTCGCGAACTGCCGGAGATTCACGATGCCCTAGAGACGCGGGCCGAGGGGCTGGCGGCAGCCGTGGACCAGGTCTACACTCACGAGCACCCCATTGCGCTGGTGTGGCAGCTGGTGTCGAGTCAGCTAGACTGCGATCGCCTCGACTACCTGCTGCGCGATAGCTACTTCACTGGGGCTAGCTATGGCCAGCTCGATCTCGATCGCATTCTGATGGCCCTGCGGTTTGAGCCCCAGAGCGGTCGTCTGGTGGTGGCCCACAAGGGCTTGTCTGCGATCGAGCACTATTTGGTGGTGCGCCACTTTATGTATGTGCAGGTATACAACCACCCAAAAAACATCTCCGTCACCTGGCTGCTAGAGCGGGCCTTTGAGCGGGCTAGAGCCGATTTGCTCGTTGGCAAGCTAGAGGCTGATCCTACGGTGACTGCTTGGCTGCTCACTCCCGATCGCCCACTCTCCTTAGATACCTATCTGGCCGGCGACGATATTGTGTTTACCTACCACCTCCAGCGATGGCGACACAGCCCTGACCCGCTGCTAGCTGATCTGTGCCGTCGCTACCTCGATCGCGACCTACTCAAGACCTTGGAAATCACCCGGCTCTCAACGGACCAGCAGGATGACTTTCTCCACGCAGTTCGCACCCATTTAGAGCAGCAGGGTTACAGCGGCGAAAACTACAGCGGTCTGCGCCGCACCTGGAGCCGAGGTTATACCACCTATAACGAAGGCATTTGCCTACACAGCGACAACGCCTTTACTGACATCAAAGATATCTCGCCTCTGGTGCAGGCCCTCAGCCAGTCCTATGAGCGCACCTGGCTACTCTACCCGCGCGAAATTCATCCCTGGCTGCGCCAAACTTGGGCCACCTACAACTCTGGGGTAGTTTCAGAGGCAGAATAA
- a CDS encoding ATP-binding protein, whose translation MARVSTRKEHLQVASKLDVVAQVQRWFHDTCRSLEGESAWVSNHCDRLALALTEGFTNAVRHAHAHLPADTDIDIDLSLAADCVEIRIWDHGDPFNPELLPEPQPGELLESGYGWFLLRRLADKVTYHRSKDGRNCLSIVKYGTFPTY comes from the coding sequence ATGGCACGGGTGAGCACCAGAAAAGAGCATTTGCAGGTGGCTAGCAAGCTGGATGTAGTCGCCCAGGTGCAGCGCTGGTTTCACGATACCTGTCGATCGCTAGAGGGAGAGTCAGCTTGGGTGAGCAACCACTGCGATCGCCTTGCCCTGGCCCTTACTGAAGGCTTTACCAACGCGGTGCGCCACGCTCATGCCCACCTGCCCGCCGATACTGACATTGACATCGACCTCTCCCTAGCCGCCGACTGCGTTGAAATTCGCATTTGGGATCACGGCGACCCCTTCAATCCAGAGCTACTGCCCGAACCCCAGCCCGGCGAACTGCTGGAGAGCGGCTACGGCTGGTTTTTGCTGCGCCGCCTGGCCGACAAGGTCACTTACCATCGCTCTAAGGATGGGCGCAACTGCCTGTCCATCGTCAAGTACGGCACTTTTCCTACCTATTAG
- a CDS encoding ABC transporter substrate-binding protein, with product MTVRWSKTGPVGRSRPHYLSRRRFLQFSTTAASGLALANCRRPGTNISNADGSAPADGNNKPLYIYTWSDYVDDEVYDRFTQATGIPIEVQTYDSNETMLAKIQAGGGQQFSILYPSDYMVQQMIELGLLATLDHAQLTGLDDLRDPWQNLTYDPNNAHSIPLSWGTTGLIYDTTKLSPPPTDWAYLWERQDALTGRLTLLDDVRETLGATLTSLGYSYNTTDPRQIEAAFKRLQELKPAIAQFSSFGWEDSLIAGDLDLCMTYSHLGNALPAENPNLRYVIPTSGSSLWTDAIAIPKTAPHPEAAYAWLNFMLEPENAAFAVQKLGFATPSKSAFELLPAELQDSETLFPPESVLANCEGIAPLDTATSDLFDRYWTELTSA from the coding sequence ATGACCGTTCGTTGGTCAAAGACCGGTCCAGTGGGGCGATCGCGTCCGCATTATCTCTCCCGGCGGCGATTTCTGCAGTTTTCAACGACGGCGGCATCTGGTTTGGCCCTGGCAAACTGCCGACGCCCGGGCACTAATATTTCTAATGCGGACGGCAGCGCCCCTGCCGATGGCAATAACAAACCGCTCTATATCTACACCTGGTCTGACTACGTCGATGATGAGGTCTACGATCGCTTTACCCAGGCCACCGGCATCCCCATCGAGGTGCAGACCTACGACTCTAACGAGACTATGCTGGCGAAAATCCAGGCGGGCGGCGGGCAGCAGTTCAGCATTCTGTATCCCTCCGACTACATGGTGCAGCAGATGATTGAGCTGGGGCTGTTGGCAACTCTCGACCACGCTCAGCTGACAGGATTGGACGACCTGCGCGACCCCTGGCAAAACCTCACCTACGACCCCAATAACGCCCACAGCATCCCGCTTAGCTGGGGTACCACCGGGCTGATCTACGACACCACCAAACTCAGCCCGCCCCCCACTGACTGGGCTTATCTATGGGAGCGGCAAGACGCCTTGACAGGCCGGCTCACTCTACTCGACGACGTCCGCGAAACTCTGGGGGCGACTCTGACGTCGCTGGGCTATTCCTACAACACGACTGACCCTAGGCAGATCGAGGCTGCGTTCAAGCGGTTGCAGGAGCTGAAACCAGCGATCGCCCAGTTCTCCAGTTTTGGCTGGGAAGACTCGCTCATCGCAGGCGACCTCGACCTCTGCATGACCTACTCGCACTTGGGCAACGCCCTTCCCGCCGAGAATCCCAACCTGCGCTACGTCATTCCCACCTCTGGCAGCTCCCTATGGACCGATGCGATCGCGATTCCCAAAACCGCGCCGCACCCAGAGGCCGCCTACGCCTGGCTCAACTTCATGCTGGAACCTGAGAATGCCGCCTTTGCTGTACAGAAGCTGGGCTTTGCCACTCCCAGCAAGTCGGCGTTTGAGCTGCTGCCCGCCGAACTGCAAGACAGCGAAACCCTATTTCCGCCAGAGTCGGTCCTGGCCAACTGCGAGGGCATTGCCCCGCTTGATACAGCTACGTCTGACCTATTCGATCGCTATTGGACTGAATTGACCAGCGCTTAG
- a CDS encoding glycosyltransferase: MGSSATNQPIVQGGTKDRFTGTSTVSRSGKQGSLVFVFLEIFSWEGGIQSYVKDVLAAYLEQPHPAPADVFLLRDGPDCLNPYDRSPLRFHYLASASPAVGRARLIAALLKHLMLQRPSQVVCGHVLLLPLVSTLCRWLRLPYTVMIYGKEVWEPLPEREQKALRQANWIWAISRYSRDRACIANGLDPDKVFMVPCAVDGDRFSPGPADPALVEAYGLADCRVLMTVARLWSGDIYKGVDVTIRALPAIAAAEPTVKYLVIGRGDDQPRLAALAEELGVSDRVVFAGFVPTEALVAHYRLADAYVMPSQEGFGIVYLEAMACGLPVLSGDQDGSADPLQDGRLGWRVPHRNPDAVAAACIEMLAGHDPRCQKAWLRQEALAAFGTSALTGHLDRAIARSLVAE, from the coding sequence ATGGGTTCTTCCGCTACTAATCAGCCCATTGTTCAGGGGGGCACTAAAGACAGGTTTACTGGAACCTCAACGGTTTCTCGCTCAGGGAAACAGGGATCGTTGGTCTTTGTCTTCCTCGAAATTTTTTCCTGGGAGGGGGGCATTCAGTCCTACGTCAAGGATGTGTTGGCGGCTTACCTAGAGCAGCCTCATCCTGCTCCCGCCGATGTTTTTTTGCTGCGGGATGGGCCAGACTGTCTAAATCCCTACGATCGCTCCCCTCTGCGATTTCACTATTTGGCATCGGCGTCGCCAGCGGTAGGGCGAGCCAGGCTGATTGCGGCACTGCTAAAGCATTTGATGCTCCAGCGACCGAGCCAGGTGGTCTGTGGCCACGTGCTGCTGCTACCGCTAGTCTCGACCCTTTGCCGCTGGCTTAGACTTCCCTACACGGTGATGATCTACGGCAAGGAGGTGTGGGAGCCGCTGCCCGAGCGCGAGCAGAAGGCACTACGCCAAGCCAACTGGATTTGGGCGATCAGCCGCTACAGCCGCGATCGCGCCTGCATTGCCAATGGTCTAGACCCGGACAAGGTGTTCATGGTTCCCTGTGCGGTAGATGGCGATCGCTTTAGCCCTGGCCCCGCTGACCCGGCTTTAGTGGAAGCCTATGGCCTGGCCGACTGCCGAGTGCTGATGACTGTCGCCCGCCTGTGGTCGGGGGATATCTACAAGGGTGTGGATGTCACGATCCGGGCGTTGCCCGCCATCGCCGCCGCTGAGCCTACGGTGAAATATTTGGTGATTGGCCGGGGTGATGATCAGCCGCGGCTGGCAGCTTTGGCTGAGGAGTTGGGAGTGAGCGATCGTGTCGTGTTTGCCGGGTTTGTGCCCACCGAAGCCCTGGTTGCCCACTACCGCCTAGCCGACGCCTACGTCATGCCCTCCCAGGAGGGCTTTGGCATTGTCTACCTAGAGGCGATGGCCTGCGGTTTGCCGGTGCTCTCTGGCGACCAGGATGGCTCAGCTGACCCTTTGCAAGACGGACGGCTCGGCTGGCGAGTGCCCCACCGCAACCCCGACGCGGTAGCTGCCGCCTGTATCGAGATGCTGGCTGGTCACGACCCGCGCTGTCAGAAAGCGTGGCTGCGGCAGGAGGCACTGGCGGCCTTTGGCACCTCGGCTCTAACCGGTCATTTGGACCGTGCGATCGCCCGCTCTTTAGTAGCGGAGTAA
- the ctpA gene encoding carboxyl-terminal processing protease CtpA — protein MIKPLLRLSILSLCLMGLVVGGVSAGPAFALTEEQNLVAEVWRIVNRAYVDDTFNHQNWWFTRQRALDRALASRDDTYQAIQDMLAGLEDPYTRLLPPEQYRSLQTSTAGALTGVGLQISKDEQPGWLRVIAPIEGSPAEQAGIQPQDVVLEIDGVATTELTLDEAAARMRGQRGTTVTLQLRGPDETTARQVSLTRDVITLNPVVAALKTTPAGQRVGYLRLSQFNGNASEKVAAAIRTLADQGAEGYLLDLRNNPGGLLQSGIEIARLWLPQGTIVYTVNRQGILDSFEAFGQAITDAPLVVLVNEGTASASEILAGALQDNGRATLVGSTTFGKGLIQSLFDLSDGAGLAVTVAKYETPAHHDINKLGIRPDRIVASVPLSRDTVATDDDPQYQAALEMLSQATVLASAS, from the coding sequence ATGATTAAACCCCTATTGCGTCTTTCTATTCTTAGCCTTTGCCTGATGGGGCTGGTGGTCGGTGGGGTATCAGCAGGCCCTGCCTTTGCCCTCACTGAGGAGCAAAATCTGGTGGCAGAGGTGTGGCGCATCGTGAATCGGGCCTACGTAGACGACACCTTCAACCATCAAAACTGGTGGTTTACTCGCCAGCGAGCCCTCGATCGCGCCCTGGCCAGTCGGGACGATACCTACCAGGCCATTCAGGACATGCTGGCTGGGCTAGAAGACCCCTACACTCGACTGCTGCCCCCCGAGCAGTACCGCAGTTTGCAAACCAGCACTGCTGGCGCGTTGACCGGAGTAGGGCTGCAAATTTCTAAGGATGAGCAACCTGGCTGGCTACGGGTGATTGCCCCAATCGAAGGATCCCCAGCAGAGCAGGCAGGCATTCAACCCCAGGATGTGGTGCTAGAAATCGATGGTGTGGCTACGACAGAATTGACCCTAGATGAGGCCGCTGCTCGGATGCGGGGCCAGCGCGGCACCACCGTTACTCTGCAACTGCGTGGCCCTGACGAGACCACAGCTCGCCAGGTTTCTCTGACCCGCGACGTAATCACCCTCAACCCCGTAGTGGCGGCGCTCAAGACAACGCCAGCGGGCCAGCGGGTAGGCTACCTGCGGCTGAGTCAGTTCAACGGCAATGCGTCTGAGAAGGTAGCCGCCGCAATTCGCACGCTGGCCGACCAAGGGGCAGAGGGCTACTTACTCGATCTGCGCAACAACCCTGGGGGGCTATTGCAGTCTGGCATCGAGATTGCGCGGCTGTGGCTGCCCCAGGGCACGATTGTCTACACGGTTAACCGCCAGGGCATTCTAGATAGCTTTGAGGCGTTTGGTCAGGCGATTACCGACGCGCCCCTGGTAGTGCTGGTCAACGAAGGCACCGCCAGCGCTAGCGAAATTTTGGCCGGGGCATTGCAGGACAATGGCCGGGCTACCCTGGTGGGCAGCACCACCTTTGGCAAGGGGCTAATTCAGTCGCTGTTTGACCTGTCGGACGGGGCAGGGCTGGCGGTGACTGTGGCCAAATATGAAACCCCAGCCCACCACGACATCAATAAATTGGGGATTCGGCCCGATCGCATTGTCGCCAGCGTGCCCCTCAGCCGCGACACCGTGGCTACCGATGACGACCCCCAGTACCAGGCGGCGCTAGAGATGCTGAGTCAAGCCACGGTCCTAGCCAGTGCGTCCTGA
- a CDS encoding DUF1206 domain-containing protein has protein sequence MRLGHGTKGAFYGLIGLFALNDIIHDQPIVAGSEAVLADLERWPLGSGILGLLAFGLLGYVLWRSIQASIDPGQTEALNIRQVLQRCGYVVSGLTYLGLARSAAKLSLNLVVDFDDTIEGLASVLFEREVGPWMLLGAGFGVMAVGCLYIYGAASGGYINDFHRDLSRPIRRWVIAIGKVGITARGVGFVLIGAYLIKAAYLVDDKSAGGLGNVFDELDEEFLGEYWLGAIAFGFLAYAVYMIVAACYRQFPTLNPPAAAKND, from the coding sequence ATGCGTTTGGGCCATGGTACCAAAGGCGCGTTCTATGGCCTGATCGGTCTATTCGCCCTCAACGATATTATTCACGACCAGCCCATCGTGGCGGGTAGTGAGGCGGTGCTCGCCGACCTGGAGCGTTGGCCCTTGGGCAGTGGGATACTTGGACTGCTAGCGTTTGGCCTGCTTGGTTATGTTCTGTGGCGCTCAATACAGGCCAGTATTGACCCGGGTCAGACAGAAGCGTTGAACATTCGCCAGGTGCTCCAGCGCTGCGGCTATGTTGTCAGTGGTCTAACCTACCTAGGCCTTGCTCGGAGCGCGGCTAAACTGTCCCTTAACTTGGTTGTCGATTTTGACGACACGATAGAAGGCCTGGCCTCCGTTCTATTCGAGCGAGAGGTAGGCCCCTGGATGCTTTTGGGCGCTGGTTTTGGCGTTATGGCAGTAGGTTGCCTCTATATTTACGGGGCCGCCTCCGGTGGCTACATCAACGATTTTCATCGCGACCTCTCTCGCCCTATTAGGCGATGGGTAATAGCCATCGGCAAAGTTGGTATTACGGCTCGCGGAGTTGGCTTCGTTTTAATTGGGGCATACCTGATCAAAGCTGCCTATCTAGTTGACGATAAATCTGCCGGTGGGTTGGGCAATGTGTTTGACGAGCTAGATGAAGAATTTTTGGGCGAATACTGGCTGGGTGCGATCGCATTTGGCTTTTTGGCCTACGCCGTCTATATGATTGTTGCAGCCTGCTATCGCCAGTTTCCAACGCTCAACCCGCCAGCCGCAGCCAAAAACGATTAA
- the petD gene encoding cytochrome b6-f complex subunit IV, with the protein MATIKKPDLSDPKLRDLLKQGMGHNYYGEPAWPNDLLYIFPVVILGTIACCVGLAVLDPALVGEPADPFATPLEILPEWYLYPTFQILRIVPSKLLGIGAMTAIPLGLMLVPFIENVNKFQNPFRRPLATTLFLLGTAATLWLGIGATFPIQESLTLGLF; encoded by the coding sequence ATGGCGACCATTAAAAAGCCGGATCTAAGCGATCCTAAGTTAAGAGACTTGCTCAAGCAGGGCATGGGCCACAACTACTACGGCGAACCCGCCTGGCCCAACGACCTGCTCTACATTTTCCCCGTGGTGATTTTGGGCACCATTGCCTGCTGTGTTGGGCTGGCTGTGCTAGACCCTGCACTGGTGGGTGAGCCCGCTGACCCCTTTGCCACCCCCCTAGAAATTCTGCCTGAGTGGTATCTGTACCCCACCTTCCAGATTCTGCGGATTGTGCCGAGCAAGCTGCTGGGTATTGGCGCGATGACGGCTATTCCTTTGGGGCTGATGCTGGTTCCCTTTATCGAGAACGTCAATAAGTTCCAAAACCCCTTCCGCCGTCCTCTGGCCACCACGCTGTTTCTGCTGGGAACTGCGGCAACCCTATGGTTGGGCATTGGGGCGACTTTCCCCATTCAGGAATCGCTGACCCTGGGCCTGTTCTAG